In the genome of Amaranthus tricolor cultivar Red isolate AtriRed21 chromosome 15, ASM2621246v1, whole genome shotgun sequence, one region contains:
- the LOC130801289 gene encoding pathogenesis-related thaumatin-like protein 3.5, translating to MSTWQFYLLLVCIFLSIGLNSASRFRLQNRCNGTVWAGIQGGTGHPHMKNGGIQIRSGDTIAVDAPKKWSGRFWGRQDCFFDNKGKGSCLTGDCDGLLQCGGKGWTPPVSVAHFKLDSPVDYYYVSLVDGYNLPISIIPTAGSGNNCKPIRCFSDLNIICPHDLQFVNQQGKVVACNSACQAFNLPEYCCSGSFNSSVTCKASQFSQVFKSACPNAYSYAFDNNSTTFTCKGADYFIRFC from the exons ATGTCAACCTGGCAATTCTACCTTCTTCTAGTTTGCATTTTCTTGTCAATAG GGCTGAACAGTGCATCAAGGTTCAGGCTTCAAAATAGATGCAACGGCACAGTTTGGGCAGGGATCCAAGGAGGCACAGGACATCCTCATATGAAGAACGGAGGCATTCAAATAAGATCAGGAGATACAATAGCCGTGGATGCGCCAAAGAAATGGTCTGGAAGGTTTTGGGGACGACAAGATTGTTTCTTCGACAATAAAGGCAAAGGGAGTTGTCTGACTGGAGACTGTGATGGACTTCTACAATGTGGCGGTAAAGGATGGACACCACCAGTTAGTGTTGCCCATTTCAAGCTTGACAGTCCAGTGGATTACTACTATGTTAGCCTTGTTGATGGTTATAATCTTCCAATTTCAATCATACCGACTGCTGGTTCTGGCAATAATTGCAAACCAATAAGATGCTTCTCAGACTTGAATATTATTTGTCCGCATGATCTTCAATTTGTGAACCAACAAGGCAAGGTGGTGGCTTGTAACAGCGCTTGTCAAGCATTTAATCTTCCTGAATATTGTTGTAGTGGAAGTTTCAACTCCTCCGTTACTTGTAAAGCTTCTCAGTTCTCCCAAGTTTTTAAGTCAGCATGTCCCAACGCTTATAGCTATGCCTTTGATAACAACTCCACCACTTTTACTTGCAAAGGAGCCGACTATTTCATTagattttgctaa